A single window of Ignavibacteriota bacterium DNA harbors:
- a CDS encoding ornithine carbamoyltransferase: MPYNLRNKNFLKLLDFKKEELTFLLDLSKNLKAAKYGGYEEQKLKGKNIALIFEKTSTRTRCAFEVAAFDQGANVTYLGPSGSQIGHKESMKDTARVLGRMYDGIEYRGFGQSIVEELGKYAGVPVWNGLTDEFHPTQVLADFMTMLEHSNKPLSEISYCYLGDARNNMGNSLLVGGAIMGMDVRLCAPKQNLPESKLVDQCKEIAKKSGAKITLTSDVKEGVKGVDFLYTDVWVSMGEAKEVWEERIKLLKPYQINMKTIELTENPTVKFMHCLPAFHNRETKMGEEIFHKFGLDGMEVTEDVFESEHSIVFDEAENRLHTIKAIMVATLGS, from the coding sequence ATGCCTTATAATTTAAGAAACAAAAACTTTTTAAAACTTTTAGATTTTAAAAAAGAGGAACTTACCTTTTTACTCGATTTATCAAAAAATTTAAAAGCCGCAAAATACGGCGGCTATGAAGAGCAAAAATTAAAAGGGAAAAATATTGCCTTAATTTTTGAAAAAACTTCAACCCGAACAAGATGTGCTTTTGAAGTCGCGGCATTTGATCAAGGCGCAAATGTAACATATCTTGGTCCAAGCGGTTCGCAGATAGGTCATAAAGAATCAATGAAAGATACCGCAAGGGTATTGGGCAGAATGTATGACGGAATTGAATATAGAGGATTTGGTCAAAGTATTGTTGAGGAATTAGGCAAATACGCCGGGGTTCCTGTGTGGAACGGATTGACTGATGAATTTCATCCCACTCAAGTTCTTGCTGATTTTATGACAATGCTGGAACATTCAAACAAACCGCTTTCGGAAATTTCTTATTGTTATTTAGGCGATGCAAGAAATAACATGGGCAATTCTTTATTGGTAGGCGGCGCTATTATGGGAATGGATGTTAGACTTTGCGCGCCAAAACAAAATCTTCCGGAAAGTAAATTAGTTGATCAATGCAAAGAAATCGCAAAAAAATCCGGCGCAAAAATTACTTTAACAAGCGATGTAAAAGAAGGCGTAAAAGGCGTAGACTTTTTATACACTGATGTTTGGGTATCGATGGGTGAGGCAAAAGAAGTTTGGGAAGAAAGAATTAAACTTCTAAAACCATATCAGATAAATATGAAGACAATAGAACTGACTGAAAATCCCACAGTAAAATTTATGCACTGTCTTCCAGCATTTCATAATAGAGAAACAAAAATGGGTGAAGAGATTTTTCATAAATTCGGACTTGACGGTATGGAAGTGACCGAAGATGTTTTTGAATCTGAACACTCTATTGTATTTGACGAAGCTGAAAACAGACTGCACACAATTAAAGCAATAATGGTTGCCACATTAGGTTCTTAA
- a CDS encoding DUF4212 domain-containing protein, whose product MSQKNLKEYWRRNIKIVLILLSIWFFVAYVLSIFIVDILNSLNIGGAKLGFWFAQQGSIYIFIFLIFFYVKYMNKLDKEYDVHE is encoded by the coding sequence ATGTCTCAAAAAAACTTGAAAGAATATTGGCGGAGAAATATCAAAATTGTATTGATTCTGTTAAGTATTTGGTTTTTTGTTGCTTATGTGCTGAGTATTTTCATCGTGGATATTTTAAATAGCTTAAATATCGGCGGAGCGAAACTTGGCTTCTGGTTTGCACAGCAGGGCTCAATCTATATTTTTATTTTTTTGATTTTTTTCTATGTGAAGTATATGAACAAATTAGACAAAGAATATGACGTACATGAGTAA